The Rhinolophus ferrumequinum isolate MPI-CBG mRhiFer1 chromosome 13 unlocalized genomic scaffold, mRhiFer1_v1.p Super_scaffold_3, whole genome shotgun sequence genome window below encodes:
- the TMEM127 gene encoding transmembrane protein 127, whose protein sequence is MYAPGGAGLPGGRRRRSPGGSALPKQPERSLASALPGALSITALCTALAEPAWLHIHGGTCSRQELGVSDVLGYVHPDLLKDFCMNPQTVLLLRVIAAFCFLGILCSLSAFLLDVFGPKHPALKITRRYAFAHILTVLQCATVIGFSYWASELILAQQQQHKKYHGSQVYVTFAVSFYLVAGAGGASILATAANLLRHYPTEEEEQALELLSEMEETEPYPAEYEVINQFQPPPAYTP, encoded by the exons ATGTACGCCCCCGGAGGCGCCGGGCTGCCCGGCGGGCGCCGGCGGAGGAGCCCGGGAGGCAGCGCTCTGCCCAAGCAGCCGGAGCGTAGCCTGGCCTCGGCCCTGCCGGGCGCCCTTTCCATCACGGCTCTGTGCACTGCCCTCGCGGAGCCTGCCTGGCTACACATCCACGGTGGCACCTGTTCCCGCCAGGAGCTGGGGGTCTCCGACGTGCTGGGCTATGTGCACCCAGACCTGCTGAAAG ATTTCTGCATGAACCCCCAGACGGTGCTGCTTCTCCGGGTCATCGCCGCCTTCTGCTTCCTGGGCATCCTGTGCAGTCTCTCCGCCTTCCTTCTGGATGTCTTTGGGCCCAAGCACCCCGCCCTGAAGATCACCCGTCGCTATGCCTTCGCCCACATTCTCACAG TCCTGCAGTGTGCCACCGTCATCGGCTTTTCCTACTGGGCTTCCGAGCTCATCCTGGCGCAGCAGCAGCAACATAAGAAGTACCATGGGTCCCAGGTGTACGTCACGTTTGCCGTTAGCTTCTACCTGGTGGCAGGAGCTGGTGGAGCGTCCATCCTGGCCACCGCAGCCAACCTCCTGCGCCACTACCCcacggaggaggaggagcaggcgCTGGAGCTGCTCTCCGAGATGGAGGAGACCGAGCCCTACCCCGCCGAGTACGAGGTCATCAACCAGTTCCAGCCGCCCCCAGCCTACACGCCCTGA